In Micromonospora inyonensis, the genomic window GGCGCGCCGAGCCGACCGAGGCCCGGCCGCTGGAGCCGTTCCCCACCGGGGCCCGACCGGCCGGGGCACCGCCGGCCGCGGGCGGCACCGGCACCGACGCCCGACCCGAACCGGCCCGACCGACCGAGGCCGAGCCGGACGGGGGCGGGCTGATCGGGGGGGCCATGCCGGGACGCGGCACGGAGGCGGAACCGGACACCGACGCGCGTCCGCTCGACCCGGCCGCCCGGGGTGTCGGGGTGGCCCGGCCGCTGGGTGTCGCGCCATCGCGCCCGGAAGACCATCCGGTTCCCCGGCTCTCCGCGCCGGGGCGGCGGTACGCGTCGTCCGCCCCCGGCCCGGGGTCACCGTCCGAGCCCGGAATCCGGGCCCGCCCATGCGGGGAACTGGGATCGCCGTACGAGTTCATTCCTCACACCCTGCCGGTCGCGGTGGGACGCGAACACGCCACCACCGGTTTGCCGTGAGCTGTGCCACGTGGTCTCTCCGCCCGAGAATCTCGGGACGGGAGCCGCGGTATCTGCGCCGACCGGGGCGATCCGCCGGAATGGCTGCCGATCGTCCCGCTCGTCGTCGTTGTCGGCGGCCGCCGAGGCGCGGGGTTCACCGTTGCGCCTCTCGCCTCCGTCGCACGGCCGGACCACCGACCGCGTCCTGTTCCTGCCCGTCGTCCATGCCCGCGACCAGGCCGTCCCGGCCGAGCTGGAACTGCTCGACGAGATGGTTCCAGTCACAGCCGAGGCACACCTCCACCACGAAGACCTGGAACTCACGCAGAGTCAGCGCCAGGACCGGGAGTTCGTCCCGGGTGCGCGCCTGGCCGGCGGACTGCTTCAGTTCGTCCCCGTAAATGTAGTGGACGTGAGTCAGGTTCTCCCGTCGGCAGATCGGGCACCGTTGGTCGGTCGGTTCGCCATGGAACCGGGCCGCGTTCTTCAGGTACGGCGACGCGTCGCAGACGTCGTACGTGCCGACCCGGCCGGACAGGACCTCACGCAGCACCGCCCGCTTCTGGAGCGAGTAGTCGACCACCTGGCGCTGCGTACGCATGCGGCAAAGGGTACGCGCTCCGGCCGGACCGGGCGACAACGCTCACGTTCGGTCACGACACGAATCCCCCAAGGGGTTTGCCCCGCTGAGGGCGAGCCGCTAAGTTGCGATGTATCGGTCCGATACATCGCGTCGGCCACCGGTCCGTGGTCAGGGAAGAGAGAGGATGGCCCGTGCTCGAGCTAGCCATCCTCGGCCTGCTTCAGGAGTCCCCGATGCACGGCTACGAGCTGCGCAAGGAGCTCGCCGCCAAGCTGGGCGCGATCCGGGCGGCCATCAGCTACGGCTCGCTCTACCCCACGCTGCGCCGGCTCCAGGCGGCGGGATGGATCACCGAAGCCGACGAGACACCGGCGACCGCCGAGGAGGTTCCCGCGCTGACCAGCCGACGCGGTCGGGTGGTCTACAAGATCACTGCCGAGGGCAAGGAACGCTTCGCCCAGCTGATCGCCCAGGCCGGTCCGGAGACCTACGACGACACCGGCTTCGGCGTGCACTTCGCGTTCTTCGCCCGCACCGACCAGGCCACCCGCCTGCGGATCCTGGAAGGTCGGCGACGCAAGATCGAGGAGCGCCGCGAGGGTCTGCGCGACGTGCTGGCCCGGGCGGCCGAGCGTCTCGACGCGTACACCCTGGAACTCCAGCGCCACGGCCTCGACGCCTGTGAGCGCGAGGTCCGCTGGCTGGAGGAGCTCATCGCCAACGAGCGCTCCGGCCGGGCCCCGACCGCCCCGGGCACCGGGACGGTCGACGGTCCACGAGAAGACACCAGCCCGCCTCCGCCTGGAGAGTCCAGGAATGAGCGGCCGTGATGAAGAAGAAGGAGGCAGACGCTATGGGCTCCGTCCGCGTCGCCATCGTCGGTGTGGGTAACTGCGCCTCGTCCCTCGTACAGGGCGTGGAGTACTACCGGAACGCCGACCCGAACGATCGCGTCCCGGGTCTCATGCACGTCACCTTCGGCGACTACCACGTCTCGGACGTGCAGTTCGTCGCGGCGTTCGACGTGGACGCCAAGAAGGTGGGCATGGACCTCGCCGAGGCGATCGTGGCCAGCGAGAACAACACGATCAAGCTGTGCGACGTGCCGCCGACCGGCATCACCGTGCAGCGCGGCCCGACCTTCGACGGCCTGGGCCAGTACTACCGCGAGATCATCGAGGAGTCGGACGCCGAGCCGGTCGACGTCGTGCAGGCACTGCGCGACGCGCAGG contains:
- a CDS encoding DUF5318 domain-containing protein codes for the protein MRTQRQVVDYSLQKRAVLREVLSGRVGTYDVCDASPYLKNAARFHGEPTDQRCPICRRENLTHVHYIYGDELKQSAGQARTRDELPVLALTLREFQVFVVEVCLGCDWNHLVEQFQLGRDGLVAGMDDGQEQDAVGGPAVRRRREAQR
- a CDS encoding PadR family transcriptional regulator, giving the protein MLELAILGLLQESPMHGYELRKELAAKLGAIRAAISYGSLYPTLRRLQAAGWITEADETPATAEEVPALTSRRGRVVYKITAEGKERFAQLIAQAGPETYDDTGFGVHFAFFARTDQATRLRILEGRRRKIEERREGLRDVLARAAERLDAYTLELQRHGLDACEREVRWLEELIANERSGRAPTAPGTGTVDGPREDTSPPPPGESRNERP